The genomic window TCGTCGGACAAATGACCGATGTCTCGCCATAGAAACATGTCTGCGGCGAGCACCAGTCCAGGAGTTGGGAAATCTTGAAGTTCCACTATATACCTCCTGCTATGGATGGCACGATATGCACATTATCGCCGTCTTTTAGACGGGCCTCTTCGTCTTTCAGGAATCGGATATCCTCTTCATTGACGAAGATGTTTATATATCCCCGAATCTCTCCATTCTCGATCAGCTTGTCCTTGATACCAGCGTGGTCGTTTTCGAGGCTGTCGATAAGCTCTTCTATGGAGGTGACATCGGCGACCTCTACTGTGGCCTGGTTGTTTGTCCACTTCTGAAGTGGAAGGGGGATATGCACGGTTACTGTCATTTTGTGCTCCTTTCCAACGGTTGTGTGTGTGAATGGATATCGATTTAGAGCGTGCAGGACAATTTCCTCAGCGTGTGCAGGACATCTCCAACAGACTCGAACCCGTTGATCTCGACGGCAAGGGAAGGATCGGGACAGGTCCTCCGGTAGCGATTGAGCCAGATTGCAGACATACCGCATCCAATGGCTCCCAGAACGTCATTCTCCCATGAATCTCCTATCATCGTTGCCTTCTGCACTCCGAGTTCAGCAAGCGCGTAGTGGAAGATCGCCGGATCCGGCTTTACTGCCCCTACCTCTTCCGATATCGCCAGGGCGTCGAGGGGAAAAAGATCGAATAACTCCAGTTTGTATCGCTGAAGCGGACAGCCGTTGGTGATGACACCGATCTTCGCCCATCCCCGCAGGGCGTCGAACAATTCCTCGACCCCCGGAACGAGCCTCGGGTTAGATTGCTGCGCTTGCGCGTAGGCATCTGTTGCCTCGACCACCCTGACCCTGCTTGCTTCTATGTCGTAGCGCCAGCAGATGCCGCGTATGTGTATATGGCCTGCTTCCTCAGCCGACAGGCTGTCATCAAGAATGCGGGGATAGGTAGCGTTCAACTCCTCGTCATGGGCGAGTTCTAACTCTTCCAGCGGAACCCGCTTCAGATCAGGCAATATCTCCTGAACCGCGCGCAGCCCATGGCGGCGAGAGTATTGGAGGTCGATCAGCGTGTCATCGAGATCGAACAGAACGGCTGTGTTCATCAATCCTTCCTCCTCAATTTTTGGCGAGGGCCACACGCGCATAAGTAACAGGTGCCGGGTCAAAGGGATGAGTAGTAGCGCTGTCGGTCTAACGGTTTGTAATCTGCCCGAGCGACGCCTATCCCGAGCAATTCGAGCCATTGATCTCTGCAATGCCCTGAAGCCACATCTTAGGATAGAACTGCAACTTGATTTTGTGGCTATGAAACCTTGCGTTTCACGTCGCTCCCGGTTCTGACGGGGCCTAAAAATGGTTTACAAATGCAAAAAGTATGCCAATATGAACGTTGTTATAGAGGGATATACTCATAAAGTCTTGTTTTAAAACAAGAAAAAGAGCCAATCT from Gemmatimonadota bacterium includes these protein-coding regions:
- a CDS encoding MoaD/ThiS family protein; its protein translation is MTVTVHIPLPLQKWTNNQATVEVADVTSIEELIDSLENDHAGIKDKLIENGEIRGYINIFVNEEDIRFLKDEEARLKDGDNVHIVPSIAGGI
- a CDS encoding HAD family hydrolase, which codes for MARIARDRRRSGRLQTVRPTALLLIPLTRHLLLMRVWPSPKIEEEGLMNTAVLFDLDDTLIDLQYSRRHGLRAVQEILPDLKRVPLEELELAHDEELNATYPRILDDSLSAEEAGHIHIRGICWRYDIEASRVRVVEATDAYAQAQQSNPRLVPGVEELFDALRGWAKIGVITNGCPLQRYKLELFDLFPLDALAISEEVGAVKPDPAIFHYALAELGVQKATMIGDSWENDVLGAIGCGMSAIWLNRYRRTCPDPSLAVEINGFESVGDVLHTLRKLSCTL